The Candidatus Mycolicibacterium alkanivorans genome contains a region encoding:
- a CDS encoding response regulator transcription factor, whose translation MVDDDPDVQISVARGLRHSGFDVRVAATGKEALRLLSTENHDALVLDVQMPELDGVAVVTALRALGNDIPICVLSARDTVNDRIAGLEAGADDYLTKPFDLGELVARLHALLRRASHSAEGSDAITIGPLMIDTARRLVFVQGDRIELTKREFDLLAVLAENAGVVLSRQRLLELVWGYDFDVDTNVADVFISYLRRKLERDGVPRVIQTVRGIGYVLRAEP comes from the coding sequence ATGGTCGACGACGACCCGGACGTACAGATCTCCGTCGCGCGCGGTTTGCGACATTCCGGGTTCGACGTCCGGGTCGCGGCGACCGGCAAGGAAGCATTGCGGCTCTTGTCGACCGAGAACCATGACGCCCTGGTTCTCGACGTGCAGATGCCCGAGCTCGACGGTGTGGCGGTGGTGACCGCCCTGCGGGCGCTGGGCAACGACATCCCCATCTGTGTGCTGTCGGCACGTGACACCGTCAATGACCGGATCGCCGGTCTGGAGGCGGGCGCCGACGACTATCTGACCAAGCCCTTCGATCTCGGCGAGCTGGTGGCGCGGCTGCATGCCCTGTTGCGCCGCGCGTCGCATTCCGCCGAGGGATCCGATGCGATCACCATCGGCCCGCTCATGATCGACACCGCGCGCCGTCTGGTGTTCGTCCAGGGCGACCGGATCGAGCTCACCAAGCGCGAGTTCGACCTGTTGGCCGTACTGGCCGAGAACGCCGGTGTGGTGCTGTCCCGGCAGCGACTTCTCGAGTTGGTCTGGGGCTACGACTTCGACGTTGACACCAACGTCGCCGACGTGTTCATCAGTTATCTGCGGCGCAAGCTCGAACGCGACGGGGTGCCGAGGGTGATCCAGACGGTTCGTGGGATTGGGTACGTTCTGCGGGCCGAGCCGTGA
- a CDS encoding MMPL family transporter — protein MFAWWGRTVYRYRYIVIAVMVALCLAGGVYGASLGKHVTQSGFYDEGSKSVKASLIADGAYGRDTSGHIVAIYTAPDGKTVDDPAFKKKVLDNLAQVQKDHPDEILRSIGYFKNPELLSNMADADKKHAFMSIQLKGNDDDTILNNYKKVDKDFFDKGVDVKLAGLQPLASELTGTIGEDQRRAEVAAIPLVAVLLFFVFGGVIAASLPAIIGGLSILGALGIMRLIADFTPVHFFAQPVVTLIGLGIAIDYGLFIVSRFREEIAEGYDTEAAVRRTMMTSGRTVVFSAVIIVASSLPLLLFPQGFLKSITYAIIASVMLSAILSITVLSAILAILGPNVDALGVRTLLRVPFLRNWPFSRKIIDWFAEKTQKTKTREEVEHGFWGKLVNQVMKRPIMFAAPIVIFMIVLIIPLGKLALGGISEKYLPPDNSVRQAQEEFDTVFPGFRTEPITLVMKSNDGQPVSDQQVAEIRSRAMAVSGFTDPDNNPDAMWKERPYLDGASKDPSVRVIQNGLINRNDANKKISELRSITPPKGVSLYVGGTPALEQDSIHSLFAKLPLMVLLLITTTTILMFLAFGSLVLPIKAALMSALTLGSTMGVLTWMFVDGHGSGLMNYTPQPLMAPMIGLIIAVIYGLSTDYEVFLVSRMVEARERGMSTTEAIRIGTATTGRLITAAALVLAVVAGAFVFSDLVMMKYLAFGLLIALLLDATIVRMFLVPAIMKLLGDDCWWAPRWMKRLQNKIGLGETYLPDERKRPVVRETADALVGAGAPAPTEDRRRPVHDPTHPGGEARPRPRVVGRAEYQAPAARREAPSAAGTARMADPQAVPANEAPTTRFAVAKNAVKNAVSNATAAARSNRTDPAPTPDREIESWLGELRGKPGTAAPAQPQPAAEPTNVIPTPEDATTAIPAQRDQNGTDDLPPTISAEETRAIPVSKPEPSESDVATEKLNARGKKEGEDRPRRGGGVSAADLLRREGRL, from the coding sequence CTTCTATGATGAGGGCAGTAAATCGGTGAAGGCGTCGCTGATCGCCGATGGCGCGTACGGCCGTGACACGTCCGGCCACATCGTCGCGATCTACACCGCGCCGGACGGCAAGACCGTCGACGATCCGGCCTTCAAGAAGAAGGTCCTGGACAACCTCGCGCAGGTCCAGAAGGACCACCCCGACGAGATCCTGCGGTCGATCGGCTACTTCAAGAATCCCGAACTGCTGTCGAACATGGCCGACGCGGACAAGAAGCACGCGTTCATGTCGATCCAGCTCAAGGGCAACGACGACGACACCATCCTGAACAACTACAAGAAGGTCGACAAGGACTTCTTCGACAAGGGCGTCGATGTGAAGCTGGCCGGCCTGCAGCCGCTGGCCAGCGAACTGACCGGCACCATCGGGGAGGACCAGCGCCGCGCCGAGGTGGCCGCGATCCCGCTGGTGGCGGTTCTGCTGTTCTTCGTCTTCGGCGGCGTGATCGCCGCCAGCCTCCCGGCCATCATCGGTGGTCTGTCGATTCTAGGTGCGCTGGGCATCATGAGGCTGATCGCCGATTTCACCCCGGTGCACTTCTTCGCCCAGCCCGTCGTCACGTTGATCGGCCTGGGCATCGCGATCGACTACGGCTTGTTCATAGTCAGCCGGTTCCGGGAGGAGATCGCCGAGGGCTACGACACCGAGGCGGCGGTACGCCGCACGATGATGACGTCCGGGCGCACGGTGGTGTTCTCCGCTGTGATCATCGTCGCGTCCTCGCTGCCGCTGCTGTTGTTCCCGCAGGGCTTCCTCAAGTCGATCACCTACGCGATCATCGCCTCGGTCATGCTCTCGGCGATCCTGTCGATCACGGTGCTGTCGGCGATCCTGGCCATCCTCGGCCCGAACGTGGACGCACTCGGCGTCCGCACCCTGCTGAGGGTGCCGTTCCTGCGTAACTGGCCGTTCTCCCGCAAGATCATCGACTGGTTCGCCGAGAAGACGCAGAAGACCAAGACCCGTGAAGAGGTCGAGCACGGCTTCTGGGGCAAGCTGGTCAACCAGGTGATGAAGCGGCCCATCATGTTCGCCGCCCCGATCGTCATCTTCATGATCGTGCTGATCATCCCGCTGGGGAAGCTGGCCCTCGGCGGCATCAGTGAGAAGTACCTGCCGCCCGACAACTCGGTGCGCCAGGCCCAGGAGGAGTTCGACACGGTCTTCCCGGGCTTCCGCACCGAGCCGATCACGCTGGTCATGAAGAGCAACGACGGCCAGCCGGTCAGTGATCAGCAGGTCGCCGAGATCCGCAGCCGCGCGATGGCCGTCAGCGGGTTCACCGACCCGGACAACAACCCCGACGCGATGTGGAAGGAACGGCCTTACCTCGACGGGGCCTCGAAGGACCCGTCGGTGCGCGTCATCCAGAACGGCCTGATCAACCGCAACGACGCGAACAAGAAGATCAGTGAGCTGAGATCCATCACGCCACCCAAGGGCGTCTCGCTGTACGTCGGCGGTACGCCCGCGCTGGAACAGGACAGCATCCACAGTCTGTTCGCCAAGCTCCCACTGATGGTGCTGCTGTTGATCACCACGACGACGATCCTGATGTTCCTGGCGTTCGGGTCGCTGGTGTTGCCCATCAAGGCGGCGTTGATGAGCGCGCTCACCCTCGGCTCGACGATGGGTGTGCTCACCTGGATGTTCGTCGACGGGCACGGCTCGGGCCTGATGAACTACACGCCACAGCCGTTGATGGCGCCGATGATCGGCCTGATCATCGCGGTGATCTACGGCCTGTCCACCGACTACGAGGTCTTCCTGGTGTCCCGCATGGTGGAGGCCCGTGAACGCGGGATGTCCACCACCGAGGCGATCAGGATCGGTACCGCCACCACCGGCCGGCTGATCACGGCCGCGGCCCTGGTGCTGGCGGTGGTCGCCGGTGCGTTCGTGTTCTCCGACCTGGTGATGATGAAGTACCTCGCTTTCGGTCTGCTGATCGCACTGCTGCTGGACGCCACGATCGTCCGGATGTTCCTGGTCCCGGCCATCATGAAGTTGCTCGGTGACGACTGCTGGTGGGCGCCGCGCTGGATGAAGCGCCTGCAGAACAAGATCGGGCTCGGTGAGACCTACCTGCCCGACGAGCGCAAGCGTCCGGTGGTGCGCGAGACCGCCGACGCGCTGGTCGGTGCTGGCGCACCGGCGCCGACCGAGGACCGTCGTCGCCCGGTGCATGATCCGACCCATCCCGGTGGCGAAGCGCGGCCTCGTCCGCGCGTGGTCGGCCGGGCCGAGTACCAGGCGCCGGCAGCACGCCGGGAGGCTCCGTCGGCGGCGGGAACCGCCCGCATGGCAGACCCTCAGGCCGTGCCCGCCAACGAGGCCCCGACCACCCGGTTCGCGGTGGCCAAGAACGCCGTCAAGAACGCGGTGAGCAACGCCACCGCGGCGGCGCGGTCCAACCGGACCGACCCGGCGCCGACGCCGGACCGCGAGATCGAGTCGTGGCTCGGTGAGCTGCGGGGTAAGCCCGGCACGGCTGCACCGGCGCAGCCCCAGCCGGCCGCGGAGCCGACCAACGTGATCCCGACACCCGAGGACGCGACGACGGCGATCCCCGCGCAGCGTGACCAGAACGGCACCGATGACCTGCCGCCGACGATCTCGGCCGAGGAGACCCGCGCGATCCCGGTGAGCAAGCCGGAGCCCAGCGAGTCCGATGTGGCCACAGAGAAGCTCAACGCCCGGGGCAAGAAAGAGGGCGAAGACCGCCCGCGCCGCGGCGGCGGAGTCAGCGCGGCGGACCTGCTCCGCCGCGAAGGCCGCCTCTAA
- a CDS encoding heme-binding protein, which produces MLLNARLARRAVVGVIGTGAVAGAILVGTAPSALADQPPNCTAADLAGVAAGVSAATSAYLFTHPDVNAFFTGLEGAPRDQIRTQVQQYLDYNPSVRSDLQGIRQPLVDIKNRCGAGANLPGS; this is translated from the coding sequence ATGTTGCTTAATGCCCGTCTGGCCCGTCGCGCGGTCGTCGGAGTGATCGGCACGGGCGCTGTCGCCGGCGCGATCCTGGTCGGCACGGCCCCGTCCGCGCTGGCCGATCAGCCCCCGAACTGCACCGCCGCCGACCTCGCCGGTGTGGCGGCGGGTGTGTCGGCCGCGACGTCGGCGTACCTGTTCACCCATCCGGACGTCAACGCCTTCTTCACCGGTCTCGAGGGCGCTCCGCGCGACCAGATCCGGACCCAGGTGCAGCAGTACCTCGACTACAACCCGTCGGTGAGGTCCGACCTGCAGGGCATCCGCCAGCCGCTGGTCGACATCAAGAATCGCTGCGGTGCCGGCGCCAATCTACCCGGCTCCTAA
- a CDS encoding HAMP domain-containing sensor histidine kinase, with protein MRWPGRSASLRTRVAIAATLAAAIVVALLAVLTSFVLANNDAAQLDRRLDSIVDASMYPEQLQDAKHGVLTTGRSRSTGQVVFQRGFQLPPLPPGTATVEVNGVDYRVRTVLVEQAGGILVSIGIREDSLLLSRARIPIYVLIGSLALLVAAGLGWILAGPAVRPLHKLTEQTRRLGKGSEHLEPVHGAREAEDLSEAMAQMLRRLADAQAATTNSLQAAQDFAANAAHELRTPLTAMRADLDTLRIHDLPDDERAEVVADLSRAQRRVEAIITALGQLASGQLARAEDREPIDVAEMLDRVARENTRSGGEVEITVEADDAGTVWGWPAGLRLAVDNLVRNAITHGGATRVVLTVHRHEPQLTITIDDNGRGLPAEEHEAVLGRFARGSTAAAGGSGLGLALVAQQAALHGGRIELSDGPLGGLRATLTVSTALETVARAGNAG; from the coding sequence GTGAGGTGGCCGGGCCGTAGCGCCTCGCTGCGGACCCGCGTCGCGATCGCCGCCACCCTGGCCGCCGCGATAGTCGTAGCGCTGCTGGCCGTGCTCACCTCCTTCGTGCTCGCCAATAACGACGCGGCACAACTGGATCGGCGGCTGGACTCCATCGTCGACGCCAGCATGTACCCGGAGCAGCTGCAGGACGCCAAGCATGGCGTGCTGACCACCGGGCGGTCGCGGTCCACCGGCCAGGTGGTTTTCCAGCGCGGTTTCCAGCTTCCGCCGCTGCCGCCCGGCACCGCCACCGTCGAGGTCAACGGCGTCGACTACCGGGTCCGCACAGTGCTCGTCGAGCAGGCGGGCGGAATCCTGGTCTCGATCGGCATCCGCGAAGACAGCCTTCTGCTGAGCCGCGCGCGAATTCCGATCTATGTGCTCATCGGCTCGTTGGCTCTCCTGGTGGCGGCCGGACTGGGCTGGATCCTCGCCGGACCGGCCGTGCGACCGTTGCACAAACTCACCGAGCAGACCCGCCGGCTGGGCAAGGGCAGCGAACACCTGGAGCCGGTGCACGGTGCCAGGGAAGCCGAAGACCTCTCCGAGGCCATGGCCCAGATGCTGCGCCGCCTCGCCGATGCCCAAGCGGCGACGACGAATTCGCTGCAGGCCGCGCAGGACTTCGCCGCCAACGCCGCCCACGAGCTGCGCACCCCGCTCACCGCGATGCGCGCCGACCTGGACACCCTGCGGATCCACGACCTGCCGGATGACGAGCGCGCCGAAGTGGTCGCCGACCTGTCCCGCGCGCAACGACGCGTCGAGGCCATCATCACCGCGCTCGGGCAGCTGGCCTCCGGGCAATTGGCTCGCGCCGAGGATCGCGAACCGATCGACGTCGCCGAGATGCTCGACCGCGTGGCGCGGGAGAACACGCGATCCGGTGGTGAGGTCGAGATCACCGTCGAGGCCGACGACGCCGGAACGGTGTGGGGCTGGCCGGCGGGTCTACGTCTGGCGGTGGACAACCTGGTGCGCAACGCGATCACCCACGGTGGTGCCACCCGGGTCGTGCTGACCGTGCACCGCCACGAGCCGCAGCTGACCATCACCATTGACGACAACGGGCGTGGGCTGCCTGCCGAAGAGCACGAGGCGGTTCTGGGGCGGTTCGCCCGCGGCAGCACCGCGGCGGCCGGCGGATCCGGGCTCGGTTTGGCGCTGGTGGCTCAACAGGCGGCGCTGCACGGCGGCCGCATCGAGCTCTCCGACGGTCCACTCGGCGGCCTGCGCGCCACGCTGACGGTGTCGACCGCGCTGGAAACAGTCGCCCGAGCCGGAAACGCCGGCTAG
- a CDS encoding DUF3054 domain-containing protein: protein METRNTTRPAVLALFADIAGVVVFCTIGRRSHAEGLTLGGIAETAWPFLSGTLIGWLIARAWRAPTAVAPSGLVIWLSTVVVGMLLRKASSQGVAASFIVVASLVTALLLIGWRMAAGLIRRRSG from the coding sequence ATGGAAACTCGTAACACCACACGGCCCGCTGTACTGGCCCTGTTTGCCGACATCGCCGGCGTCGTCGTGTTCTGCACGATCGGCCGCCGCAGCCACGCCGAGGGACTGACGTTAGGCGGCATCGCCGAAACGGCGTGGCCGTTCCTGTCCGGGACATTGATCGGCTGGCTGATCGCCCGGGCGTGGCGTGCACCGACTGCCGTGGCGCCGTCCGGACTGGTCATCTGGCTGTCCACCGTCGTTGTGGGAATGTTGTTGCGGAAAGCCAGTTCTCAGGGCGTCGCGGCCAGCTTCATCGTGGTGGCCTCGCTGGTGACGGCGCTGCTGCTGATCGGCTGGCGGATGGCGGCCGGCCTGATCCGCCGGCGCAGCGGCTAG
- a CDS encoding lysylphosphatidylglycerol synthase transmembrane domain-containing protein translates to MSHDPPVDAAREEHKPPARGKYWWVRWALIALALIVLAVEASLVWDQLSKAWMSLLSANWWWVLAAVAAAMLSMHSFAQIQRTLLRSAGVVVHQWRSETAFYAGNALSTTMPGGPVLSATFVYRQQRTWGASPVVASWQLVMSGALQVVGLALLGLGGAFLLGAKNNPFSLLFSLGGFVALLLLAQAVATRPELIDGIGVKVLGWVNSARGKPPETGLVKWRETLEQLESVSLNRRELAVAFGWSFFNWVADVACLAFAAYAAGGRPSLAGLTVAYAAARAVGSIPLMPGGLLVVEAVLVPGLVSSGMTLPDAISAMLIYRLVSWIFISAIGWVVFFFMFRTEGALDPDAVVDELAGDDPPNGHNPADTALQGPLPPSDPAPEDDPDR, encoded by the coding sequence GTGTCCCACGACCCGCCGGTCGATGCCGCCCGCGAGGAACACAAACCCCCGGCACGCGGGAAGTACTGGTGGGTCCGCTGGGCGCTGATCGCCCTCGCGCTGATCGTGCTCGCGGTGGAGGCCTCGCTGGTCTGGGACCAGCTATCCAAGGCGTGGATGAGCCTGCTGTCGGCGAATTGGTGGTGGGTCCTGGCGGCGGTCGCGGCGGCGATGCTGTCGATGCACAGCTTCGCGCAGATCCAGCGGACGCTGCTGCGCTCGGCCGGGGTGGTGGTCCACCAGTGGCGCTCGGAGACCGCGTTCTACGCCGGCAACGCGTTGAGCACGACGATGCCGGGCGGGCCGGTGCTCTCGGCCACCTTCGTCTACCGCCAGCAGCGCACCTGGGGCGCGTCACCGGTGGTGGCCTCCTGGCAGCTGGTGATGTCGGGGGCGCTGCAGGTGGTCGGCCTGGCGCTGCTGGGCCTCGGCGGCGCATTCCTGTTGGGTGCCAAGAACAATCCGTTCTCGCTGCTGTTCTCCCTCGGCGGCTTCGTCGCCCTGCTGCTGCTCGCGCAGGCGGTGGCTACCCGACCCGAACTGATCGACGGCATCGGTGTCAAGGTGCTGGGCTGGGTCAACTCCGCGCGCGGTAAGCCACCCGAGACGGGCTTGGTGAAGTGGCGCGAGACCCTCGAGCAGCTCGAGTCGGTGAGCCTGAACCGGCGCGAACTGGCGGTGGCGTTCGGCTGGTCGTTCTTCAACTGGGTCGCCGACGTCGCCTGCCTGGCCTTCGCGGCCTACGCCGCCGGCGGCAGGCCATCACTGGCCGGACTCACCGTCGCCTACGCGGCCGCCCGGGCGGTCGGGTCCATCCCGCTGATGCCTGGTGGGCTGCTGGTCGTCGAGGCTGTGCTGGTCCCGGGCCTGGTTTCCAGCGGTATGACGCTGCCCGACGCCATCTCGGCGATGCTGATCTATCGCCTGGTCAGCTGGATCTTCATCTCGGCCATCGGCTGGGTGGTGTTCTTCTTCATGTTCCGCACGGAGGGGGCCCTGGACCCCGACGCCGTCGTCGACGAACTCGCCGGCGACGATCCGCCGAACGGCCACAACCCGGCCGACACCGCCCTGCAGGGACCTCTGCCACCGTCCGATCCGGCGCCCGAGGACGACCCCGATCGGTGA
- a CDS encoding MMPL family transporter produces MMRLSSNLRRFRWLVFACWLLALVPALYLASTQSNHLTGGGFEVAGSQSLHVQYQLEDHFPEQGASPLALVAAPRADASFEDMKKAVAQLEQAAKQVPSVSVVPNPAQPTPAPDRPYVVSLRLDFDNTGAVDVARQLRQKIGVRGDQPGMTDNGRVRLYVIGQGALGAAAQTSTKHDIAEAERWNFPVVLIVLLAVFGSLAAAAIPLALGVCTVVVTMGVVYALSTLTSMSVFVTSTVSMFGIALAVDYSLFILMRFREELRAGRDPKQAADAAMATSGLAVVLSGLTVIASLTGIYLINTPVLRSMATGAILAVAIAVLTSATLIPAVLTTFGRAAARRSSLLHWSRRAETTQSRFWTRWVGEVMRRPWLSALSATAVLLVMAAPAFSMVLGNSMQRQFPSAHEIRGGVAAAAEALGPGALGPVRVLVSFPDGGASDPKHAPALEAIGTEMAQAPNIVSVSTPVFADNNSSALISAVLSVDPEDLGARKTIDWMRANLPKAPAAAGAQVYVGGPTALIKDFDDEVSSTQPLVFVFVALIAFVMLLISVRSVFLAFKGVLMTVLSVAAAYGSLVMVFQWGWLEDLGFGKITSIDSTIPPLVLAMTFGLSMDYEIFLLTRIRERYLQSGDTLDAVAYGVATSARTITSAALIMIAVFIGFAFAGMPLVAELGVACAVAIAVDATIVRVVLVPALMAMFDQWNWWLPGSLAKVLPSVDFEKPLPKLDLGDLVVIPDDISTMVPPSADLKMVVRGAARLKDLAPDAICVADPMAFTGCGPLDSELAGRVKGSDDATRHGPQRIPAGGAPTVERKLIRAYRAARPAAPRPVHPVTMWRGRLSIALDALETEADLPHPTVERLSPVETTNVQLPTGDRLQIPTCAETLRLKGYLILIRNTRSDFAELADLVDVMDVDPAATVLSGMDRYYCSGRSEQQWITTQLVRRLADPDPSDVDDDRWAGPKGAAEWTRIRQRCLSVAVAILEEAR; encoded by the coding sequence ATGATGCGCCTCAGTAGCAACCTGCGCAGATTCCGCTGGCTGGTCTTTGCATGCTGGTTGCTGGCCCTCGTGCCGGCGTTGTACCTGGCGTCGACCCAGTCAAATCACCTCACCGGTGGTGGCTTCGAGGTCGCCGGCTCGCAGTCCCTGCACGTCCAGTACCAACTCGAGGACCACTTCCCCGAACAGGGCGCCTCCCCGCTCGCCCTGGTCGCCGCACCGCGGGCCGACGCGTCCTTCGAGGACATGAAAAAGGCCGTCGCGCAGCTCGAACAAGCCGCCAAACAGGTCCCCAGCGTCTCGGTGGTGCCCAACCCAGCCCAGCCGACGCCCGCACCGGACCGGCCCTACGTCGTCTCGCTGCGGCTGGACTTCGACAACACCGGCGCCGTCGACGTCGCACGCCAGCTGCGGCAGAAGATCGGCGTCCGGGGCGACCAGCCGGGCATGACCGACAACGGCCGGGTCCGGCTGTACGTCATCGGGCAGGGCGCCCTCGGCGCGGCGGCCCAGACCAGCACCAAGCACGACATCGCCGAAGCCGAGCGCTGGAACTTTCCGGTCGTGCTGATTGTCTTGCTCGCGGTGTTCGGTTCGCTGGCGGCCGCGGCCATCCCGTTGGCACTGGGGGTGTGCACGGTCGTGGTGACCATGGGTGTGGTCTACGCGCTGTCGACGCTGACCAGCATGTCGGTGTTCGTGACGTCGACGGTGTCGATGTTCGGCATCGCGCTGGCGGTGGACTACTCACTGTTCATCCTCATGCGATTCCGCGAAGAACTTCGCGCCGGGCGCGACCCCAAGCAGGCCGCCGACGCGGCGATGGCCACCTCGGGTCTGGCGGTGGTGCTGTCCGGACTGACCGTGATCGCATCCCTGACCGGCATCTACCTCATCAACACACCCGTGCTGCGCTCGATGGCCACTGGGGCCATCCTGGCCGTGGCCATCGCGGTCCTGACCTCGGCGACGCTGATTCCGGCGGTACTGACCACCTTCGGCCGGGCTGCGGCCAGACGCTCCTCGCTGCTGCACTGGTCGCGTCGCGCGGAGACCACCCAGTCCCGGTTCTGGACCCGCTGGGTCGGTGAGGTCATGCGCCGGCCGTGGCTGTCGGCGTTGTCGGCGACGGCGGTGCTGCTGGTCATGGCCGCCCCGGCGTTCTCGATGGTGCTGGGCAACAGCATGCAGCGGCAGTTCCCGTCCGCCCACGAGATCCGGGGCGGTGTGGCGGCGGCGGCTGAAGCGCTGGGGCCCGGCGCGCTGGGCCCGGTCCGAGTGCTGGTCAGCTTTCCCGACGGCGGCGCCTCCGATCCCAAGCACGCCCCCGCCCTCGAGGCGATCGGCACCGAGATGGCGCAGGCGCCGAACATCGTCTCGGTGTCGACGCCGGTGTTCGCCGACAACAACAGCAGCGCGCTGATCTCGGCGGTGCTGTCGGTGGATCCGGAGGACCTCGGTGCGCGCAAGACCATCGACTGGATGCGCGCGAACCTGCCGAAGGCGCCCGCCGCCGCGGGCGCCCAGGTGTACGTCGGCGGCCCGACCGCGCTGATCAAGGACTTCGACGACGAGGTGTCCAGCACGCAGCCGCTGGTATTCGTCTTCGTCGCACTGATCGCCTTCGTGATGCTGCTGATCTCGGTGCGGTCGGTGTTCCTGGCGTTCAAGGGCGTGCTGATGACGGTGCTCTCCGTCGCCGCGGCCTACGGCAGCCTGGTGATGGTGTTCCAGTGGGGCTGGCTGGAGGATCTGGGCTTCGGGAAGATCACCTCGATCGACAGCACCATCCCGCCGCTGGTGCTGGCCATGACGTTCGGCCTGTCCATGGACTACGAGATCTTCCTGCTCACCCGCATCCGGGAGCGTTACCTGCAGTCCGGTGACACCCTCGACGCCGTCGCCTACGGTGTGGCCACCAGCGCGCGCACCATCACCAGCGCCGCGCTGATCATGATCGCGGTCTTCATCGGGTTCGCGTTCGCCGGCATGCCGCTGGTCGCCGAACTCGGGGTGGCATGCGCCGTCGCGATCGCCGTCGACGCCACGATCGTCCGGGTGGTGCTGGTGCCGGCCCTGATGGCGATGTTCGACCAGTGGAACTGGTGGCTGCCCGGCTCGCTGGCCAAGGTCCTGCCGTCGGTGGACTTCGAGAAGCCGTTGCCCAAGCTCGACCTCGGCGATCTGGTGGTCATCCCCGACGACATTTCGACGATGGTGCCGCCGTCGGCCGATCTGAAGATGGTCGTCAGGGGCGCGGCCCGGCTCAAGGATCTGGCGCCCGACGCGATCTGCGTGGCCGACCCGATGGCGTTCACCGGCTGCGGCCCTCTGGACAGCGAACTCGCCGGCCGGGTGAAGGGCAGCGACGACGCCACCCGGCACGGCCCACAACGCATTCCCGCAGGCGGTGCGCCGACGGTCGAACGCAAGCTCATCAGGGCCTACCGGGCTGCCCGCCCGGCCGCACCCCGGCCGGTCCACCCCGTCACGATGTGGCGGGGACGGCTCTCGATCGCCCTGGATGCCTTGGAGACCGAAGCCGACCTCCCGCATCCGACCGTGGAGCGGCTGAGCCCGGTCGAGACCACGAACGTGCAGTTGCCCACCGGCGACCGGTTGCAGATCCCGACGTGCGCCGAGACGCTGCGGCTCAAGGGCTACCTGATCCTGATCCGCAACACCAGGTCGGACTTCGCCGAGCTGGCCGACCTGGTCGACGTGATGGACGTCGACCCCGCCGCCACGGTGCTCTCCGGGATGGACCGGTACTACTGTTCTGGGCGATCTGAGCAACAATGGATTACAACCCAGTTGGTGCGCCGGCTCGCCGATCCCGACCCGTCCGACGTCGACGACGATCGCTGGGCCGGTCCGAAGGGGGCCGCCGAATGGACGAGGATCAGGCAGCGCTGCCTTTCGGTGGCAGTGGCGATCCTGGAGGAGGCGAGGTGA
- a CDS encoding AI-2E family transporter: MPPTRVSDDDSVDPLIRKAAAWSWRLLVIGGVIAALIWLVGRLQVIIVPVALATMVAALMLPAVDWLDRRGAPRGGAVALVILGGVGVFGGILTFVVSQFVSGLPGLVEQVTRSIDSLRAWLIEGPAHLSREQIDNAGNTAIKALRDNQEKLTTGALSTAATLTEIVTGAFLVLFTLIFLLHGGRNIYSFITRIVPVQTRDRVRDAGRAGFGSLIGFVRATFLVALVDAVGIGTGLAIMGVPLALPLASLVFLGAFIPLVGAVVSGFLAVVVALLAKGFVYALITLGLIIAVQQLEAHVLQPLVMGRAVSIHPLAIVLAITTGGVLAGIVGALLAVPLLAFLNSATRVLIADNPDQEAAELEASDAVVIVAHPDTVPPKAGRDD, encoded by the coding sequence ATGCCGCCGACCCGGGTTTCGGACGACGATTCGGTTGATCCACTGATCCGTAAGGCGGCAGCCTGGTCGTGGCGTCTGCTGGTGATCGGGGGCGTGATCGCGGCGCTGATCTGGCTGGTCGGCCGGCTTCAGGTCATCATCGTGCCGGTGGCTCTCGCCACGATGGTGGCCGCGTTGATGCTGCCGGCCGTCGACTGGCTGGACCGGCGTGGCGCACCGCGGGGCGGTGCGGTGGCGCTGGTGATCCTCGGCGGCGTCGGGGTGTTCGGCGGGATACTGACTTTCGTTGTCAGCCAATTCGTTTCGGGCCTACCGGGCTTGGTGGAACAGGTCACCCGCAGTATCGACAGCCTCCGAGCGTGGCTGATCGAGGGACCGGCGCACCTGAGTCGTGAACAGATCGACAACGCCGGCAACACCGCCATCAAGGCGCTGCGGGACAACCAGGAGAAGCTGACCACCGGTGCGCTGTCCACCGCGGCCACGCTGACCGAGATCGTCACCGGCGCCTTCCTGGTGTTGTTCACGCTGATCTTCCTGCTGCACGGCGGCCGCAACATCTACTCCTTCATTACCCGGATCGTGCCGGTCCAGACCCGCGATCGGGTCCGCGATGCCGGGCGCGCCGGGTTCGGATCGCTGATCGGCTTCGTGCGCGCGACCTTCCTGGTTGCCCTGGTGGACGCCGTCGGCATCGGCACCGGCCTGGCGATCATGGGTGTGCCACTGGCGCTGCCACTGGCGTCGCTGGTGTTCCTCGGCGCCTTCATTCCGCTGGTCGGCGCCGTGGTCAGCGGCTTTCTGGCCGTCGTCGTCGCCCTACTGGCCAAGGGCTTCGTCTACGCGCTGATCACCCTCGGGTTGATCATCGCCGTCCAGCAGTTGGAAGCGCATGTGCTGCAGCCGCTGGTGATGGGCCGTGCGGTGTCGATCCACCCGCTGGCGATCGTGCTGGCGATCACCACCGGCGGTGTGCTGGCGGGCATCGTCGGGGCGTTGCTGGCGGTGCCGTTGCTGGCGTTCCTCAACAGCGCCACCCGGGTTCTCATCGCCGACAACCCAGACCAAGAGGCCGCCGAGCTCGAGGCCAGTGACGCGGTGGTCATCGTGGCGCATCCCGACACCGTGCCACCGAAGGCCGGCCGGGACGACTAG